Genomic DNA from Haloplanus sp. HW8-1:
CAGGCTCTTTGGGAGATATAGAGTCTGTGCTAACACGTCTCGACGGCAAGGTAGATGACTTGACCGAGGTAGTTGAGTCTGTAGAATCGACTGTCATGGCAAACACAGCCGTCTCAGACGCTACTGTCACAGCCGTCTACGGTGAGTTACCTACGTCTCTCCATACGGCTGTGACCCCCCGAGAGATTGCTGAACAGGTTGGTGTGAGCAAACAAGAGGCTTCTATTGCACTTGCACAGATTAGTGATTCTAATGCTGTGAACATGATTCCTAACGAAGATGAACCCAAATATTGGAGGGAAGAGTAGTATGTCTGAGCAACTATCTCAAGTCGAACAGGCAATTGACGCACACCATTCCTACAAATCCACTCAGTCAGAGAACACTGCAAGAGAATACCGTCGTCATATCCGTCGATTCGTAGAGTATCTTGCAGAACAGACAAACGTTGCTATAGACGACTGTCACAGTGGTCACGTCGAAGACTTCTACCAGTGGATGTTGAACGATCAGGGATATGCGCCGTCGTCTATCCGTGTTGCTCACGCTGCTATCTCAGACTTCTACGAACAGGTAGCGACATACGGGGAGGATGGACGTAGAGGATTCCCGAAAATGGATTTGGGCAATGATCCTACTGAACACGCCACTCCCGAACGAATTGATGGGATGCATAATTCGTCTAAGAAAGAGGTAGAGGGAGGCGAAAAGCCACTTGACCACGAAGAGGTGAGACGGCTGGTCGACCACGTGGATTCACCGACAGTCAGAAACGAACTGATTGTTCGACTGCTATATCAGACTGGTATCCGTCGCAGTGAACTGGTTCGGATTAAACTGTCTCATATCGACAGAGATAGCCGTGAGATAACGATCTACGGGAAGAAAGTGGACGAACCCCGAACAGTCTGGTATCAGCCAACACTGGATTCGTTACTATCCATGTGGCTTGAGGCTGATAGGAATGAAGTGTTCTATGCAGAGGAATCAGAATACCTCTTTCCGACTCGCAGAGGGGTTCGTATGTCCGAACAGACTGTTACGGACGTAGTTACTGAAGCCGCAGAGAAGGCTGGTTTACAGGAAAGTGTCTATGAGAACAGAGGTGGACAGACTGTTAACAGAGTCGGCGCACATACCTTGAGGAAATCCTACGGGGTTGCCTTCATCAACGATGGTGGTGACATTTCCCTACTTGCCGATCTACTGGGTCACGAAGATATTGAGACGACGAAGGAGAATTATCTGAAATACTCAGACAAGGATTTGAGAAAGTCGGCGCAACGGCATGGACCACGTCTCTGAGTCTATTGCCAGTCTATTCGCTTACGACACATGGACAGTGTGGGGGTATTAGACTGTTTCACGTCGGAAATCGGAGGTAAATGCAATCACGTCCAATACCACTGGCTCTGAGGGAGGGGGGTGACACTACAGCCTATGTTAGTCGTTCGCATACTTCTGAATCGACAGACGAATGGCACTCAGACCCCTCCCACCCTCAATAACCTGTCAGACAGCAAGAGTACGAAGCAAGCGAACTATAATATAACAAACTACTACGCAAGCCTCAGGTTCTATTCAAGGAACCTTTCTCTGAATCCCTTTCATCCAAACCTCTTCAATACAATCTAACTCCGTCCCAAAGATTCTACGATACAGACATTCTACTGAGACGTTTCTCTCAAATGGAATATTCACGTAGAGTAGTTCTCAAAGGGGTACTGAACGGTGTGACACTAACCCCCTATATCGACAATAACAGCCGTCTATCTTTGAAATACCATACGTAGAGCGAATATTATAGGTAGAGGGTACTGAGATAGCCACAGACGGCTAATAGAGCGAATTAAATTTGGAGTAAGTCCGTGGAGCCGATTCGTAGCATACGACTGCAAGGGTCAAAGCACTCAGACACACCTTGCAGGCACTTACTTCCCGATATAGGTTTCAACGGAATGTCTCTGAGCAATACGTCTCGAATATACATCTCAGACGAA
This window encodes:
- a CDS encoding tyrosine-type recombinase/integrase — its product is MSEQLSQVEQAIDAHHSYKSTQSENTAREYRRHIRRFVEYLAEQTNVAIDDCHSGHVEDFYQWMLNDQGYAPSSIRVAHAAISDFYEQVATYGEDGRRGFPKMDLGNDPTEHATPERIDGMHNSSKKEVEGGEKPLDHEEVRRLVDHVDSPTVRNELIVRLLYQTGIRRSELVRIKLSHIDRDSREITIYGKKVDEPRTVWYQPTLDSLLSMWLEADRNEVFYAEESEYLFPTRRGVRMSEQTVTDVVTEAAEKAGLQESVYENRGGQTVNRVGAHTLRKSYGVAFINDGGDISLLADLLGHEDIETTKENYLKYSDKDLRKSAQRHGPRL